The Cutaneotrichosporon cavernicola HIS019 DNA, chromosome: 5 DNA segment GATCGATCCTCATGCACGATCTCAGCGGCGCATCGAGTCGAGGGGGGACAGGTTTCGCACAGCACCTCCGTGATCAGTATCTCCGTCAATGGAGCTGAGCAATTCTGTAGAAATGCTTTTGATGGTTGCGAGTAGAGCCGCATGAAGAGTAGCACCTTTGGCATGAAATCTCGGTGGGACAGTGCCGCCCCACGTGTACTGTACACAAGCAATGATCGCGTCTACGTACCAACCGAAGGAAGTGgcgcccttgccctcgagcaGCAGAAGTAGCATGGGCATCTACCGCCGAATGCATGCAAAGATCACCCTACGAACAGCTTCTTGGTCCGCGCGAGCATCATAGCGACCTGCATACTCTCGTCCTGCCGGCTCTGGGCGAGCGTCCTGGCTGCACCAGTAAGACGATCCTCGAGTCTGCTCTCCGCGATGCTTTTTCGtgccgccttctcctccggTTCGGGCAGTTCGCGGACATACTCGAGAAGATTGGAGACGATGACCGCACCGCGGTGCGCGAGCCCCACGTcaggcggcgcggacgagATGGTCTGCACCGCGCTTACCTGtccgtcggcgtcctcgacgtctGGACGCTCGCCGCCAGGCTCGAATAGGTCACCGAGACGGTCCCACACACTGCGATGGGAACCTGAGATCGCGCCACCGGCCACAACCGCCGAGCATGCATTAGGTGATTCCGTGAGGATGGCCAGCGCACCACTGGCAGCGAGACGGGTGGGGAGGTCATCCACATCCgtgagaagaaggaggacgccCAGtcgcgccgtcgagcgcacTGCCTTCCCCCCGTTCTCTACCTTGATGTTGGACTCCTTCCCGTCAGCCTCGCCCGCAAAGTGCGCAAAGCCGGCTTCCgagttgacgaggttgcACACAAGCTCGGTCGCAGCACGCCGCACAAGGGtgttgtcgtcgagcatcagctcctcgaccttgtcaaTGACCTTTGTGTCGTCGCGTCCACGGCCCTTGAAATCATCCGGTGTCGCAACCTTGGCATCGACAATGCGCGCACCAAACTGCCCGTCGACGGATGCGAGGTTCGTCAGCGCCATCAGCGCCTCGAACTGTTGCAGCAGGCTCGCTTCCTGCGAGACGAGCAGCGTATACAGTGGAGCGAGGGCGTTAAGCGCGTTCGTCTgatgcggaggagggaagaggagctGTGGCGGTGTCGTGATTACGAGCTTCGCGAGCGCTTGCGGTGCAGCCATACCCTGCGTAGAGTCGCGCAAGACGATAGTGAGCACCTTAAAGCCACCGTCACGGATGAACGGGGCACGGTGTGCACGCTCCTCCACTAATCCGAGGCATATCCTCGCCAGGGCATCACGTACGCGAGGCGACTCGGCGCGTACAATGCCGCTAAGTGCCGGGATAACCTGCGCTTTGAGCAGGGCTACGACGCGCTTCTCGACCGCATCGTCACGCTCCGCGgggtcctcgtcctcggcctcgagagCGGTCTTGCCGCTGATGGCCATGCGGCGCAACCGCTCCATTTGCTGGTCGTGCTCTGAGAGTACGGGCTTGCGTGCCACGAGGTGTGCCAGCACGGTCGCGAGACCGAAGCAGAGGGCCGCGTCCACTGGAGCGAGTGCCTCATCTAGAGAGCCCATGGATGACCGCGGCGTGACGGGGAGGGAGCCGCCCTTGGGTTGGGGAACGGGAGacagggcgaggaaggcctTGAGGAAGTCAGCATCGGAACAGAGCACGTCCCGAATAGCGGGCCGGGTGCTGAGCACGCTCAAGCCCTCAAGCGTGGGCAGGATGGCCTGTGCTGAGGACACACTCTTGATGTGGCCCATGAGCGTGTGGGCGAGCtgcacctcgccctcgagcgacTGCTCATCGCGCGCAAGCCTCTGCTCCTCGGGCTCGCCGACTTGCGGGTCCGGCCGACCGAGCTTGCTGAGGGCCACAGCGGACAGCACACCTGTATCCCCCTCAAGGTCTTTGGCGTCGACCGCAGCGCTCAGATACTCGAAGGCGCGGTCGCGCACGATCCCGCGCCCAGCCTTAGTGCCAGCCAGAGCTGAGAGCAGAGCCGCAAGTGCAGGTTGGAGAGGTGACGGGAGCTCTGCAAGTTCGAGTAGCACGCCGAGTGGGTCGATGTCCGACGCTTCTTCCTTGCTGTTAATGCCTAGCGACTgagtgacgagggcgacggtgCCGGCTGGAGCGAGTGGTGCCAGAGCCGCGAGGAGTGAGACGGCGGGGACGAACGACGCCGGGTCGTCGGCACCCTGGGAAACGGCGTCGGACACGAGCGGATTGAACGTATCCTTGATCCGCGCGGCTTGGGCTGCatcgtctcctcctcgcgcgttTGATGCGTCCACGACCTTTGAGAGAGCTAGAAGCGCTAGCCCAGACTCATTttgggagggagaggagatTGCCGTGGCGAGAAGGCGCACGTCGTttggcgaggttggagaCTTGGACTGGAGGAGCGCCTTGAGGCGATGATCAGTGGACATTGTGatgtggaggttgagatgacgacgatgatggATTGTTAGATGGTGGAATCACGGAGAAACAGTCATCTCCGTGATATCGCGTGGTTGCCAGATTTGGGTTCAGGGTGAGCTGGTCCACTCGACTGCCAAGCTGCCACCCGCCACTCTTTCAATCCTCCATTCATTCACTTACCAATTCCATACTGCCCTTTTGACAACATACACACCCTCTCAAGCGAGATAAATATACTCTAATAATATTGAATGGTTGGCCCAAATTGGAACGTTCCACTTCCTGACTTGGCTGCCTATGCCAGCCTCTCGTGGCTCAGCTCTCAGTCGTTTGAAACCCGCGCAGCATCGTCGTGGAGTTTCATCTTGCAAGCACCAGGTATGGTGTCCCCCCGAACAAAAGTAGCAGTTGCGAATTCTGCGCTTAAATTCTCAGACTCGACGACCGCCGAGCACAACTCTCACTCCCGTCTCTCTCACTTCTCCATACTTGAACTCCCAGACAGCATCTCGACTTGGACCTACGCATAACTCCCGTACCTCACAACTACTCTCCCCTACTAATCAAGACTACGTCCCACAATGGACTCTAttcctcgtcttcctgGTCAAACGAAGACGACCCATCCATTGGATCCTTTGGTAGCCAAAACAAATGCGGAGATGTAATTTGGCATTGTCGTATCGAGCGACACAGCACTTTTGTGCGACTGGGACCGCATTCGAGTTGCTAACCACGACTTGGTGGGGCAACTCATAATGGGCCAACCATTACAACTCAGTCTCAGCCCAAAACGGATCAAGTTTCAGCATATGCCATTGAGCTGTATGTCGTTAGAAGGGCAGAATCCCCAGCTGTTTTTCAACCGTCACCCCCATTGACGGATTGGCAGGTGTAACTGAGTCAGGAATGATCCTACCAAACTATTTCTTCCTCAGGCTGCTCATAAACCCTTCTCTCATCGTCACGTCCAGCTCATCCCCCCATCCGTCACCTTTGCCCATACACTTAGCCTCCTCATCTCTGCTCCTCAAAACTCTACCTTTGTCATCCACAGTTAACTACTCGCCCAACATGTAATGAGGAAAAGCAAACGGTCGAGATCAGCCGCAAGGTCGCGGTTGCGCCAATTAATACACGCCTAGCCAACGTCAAGCGCAAATTTGTGGCCCTTACGACAGGAAAGAAGGGGCCATCGAGGCTCTCCTGCAGCGACTCGAGTGTCTGCTCTGAACGCACGCGTCGGAGTAAAGGAAAACTGAAGGCGTCAGTGGGCAGCAACTGGGGTGGGTTACCAAGCTGTACAGCAACCAACGGAACGAGGACATGCAGAGCTGTGCAGAAGAACTGGCGCTGCACGAACCCCGAAAAGGTGGCCGACCCCAGGTGCACCTACGAGTCTAGTTCTCTGGCGGAGACTCCGAGTCTCAGTATCGAAAGACATGTGCGTCACCCATCTGCATGCCCTGTGGGATGCTGTGCATGGCGTCCAGGGGGATAAAAGCGGACCAGGTAAACGAATAGGTAGATGGTTAATACAAATCGTGGCCGGTCGAGTGTATAGGCCGGCGGCGTCTGTGAGACTTGGGCCAACGGAAACAAGCGTTGTACTAGTCAAGGCGCACGCTTCTGAGACACGTCACGCGACATTGGACATTGGCTAACTCCACCGATTACGTGCCACATGCCTGTTACAGTATGCAGACTGGATTGGATACACAAGCATCTTGGCGTTCGCCCAATACAGTAACCGGTCTCACCCCAACATGTGATACCCTTCCTCGCTCGCTGACTCTCTCGCACCCGGTACGAACGCGGTCTCGCAAACCGTATCGCCGCTCTTCCCTTTGCTGAATGACCTCGGGCACCAGGCCTGAGAGCCTCGATACCCTCCAATCATGTATGTCCCGCAACAAACACAGAGGTCGGTCAAGTGAGCAGTCTGCTTCATGCCTCCGCCAAATATCGGCGTGGAGAGGTCAAGCCTTCCTCTCCGAACACCAGATTGCTGGTACATTTAAGTTGCAGAATTCAATTCTGTTTTCCAAACCCGCTCTCTGCTCTCGTCTCGATCGCCTCCTTTATATACCCAACAACTGTGAGTTCCTACTCACCTGTCTTCTCACACTAGTCTTCTCCCCATACCCGCTTTACCCCACCTGCATTCAAGCCACCGCAGCCATGAACCATCACGACACCGTCACCACGTCCGAGTTGCCGCCCGTGCTCAGCAACCCTGTTTTATGGCATTCATCCAATACCAAGATCGCCCCCCCAAGCCCGTCTTCCTCCATCAGCTCGTCTACCAGCAACGAGCAGCCTTCGACGGCGGGAGCCACTATCTCCGTTGCCCAGGCCTGggacgagaagaagaggatCGTGTGCGCGTACGAGAAGCGCATCGCCAACGCGgagcgcctccttgcccgTCTCGTTCAGAAGTACAAAAGCCTCCTCGTTGAATCAGCCTTGCATGcagtcgaggagaagaccGACAAGCTGGAAATTGCCGAGCA contains these protein-coding regions:
- the SHE4 gene encoding uncharacterized protein (Myosin-binding striated muscle assembly central); this translates as MSTDHRLKALLQSKSPTSPNDVRLLATAISSPSQNESGLALLALSKVVDASNARGGDDAAQAARIKDTFNPLVSDAVSQGADDPASFVPAVSLLAALAPLAPAGTVALVTQSLGINSKEEASDIDPLGVLLELAELPSPLQPALAALLSALAGTKAGRGIVRDRAFEYLSAAVDAKDLEGDTGVLSAVALSKLGRPDPQVGEPEEQRLARDEQSLEGEVQLAHTLMGHIKSVSSAQAILPTLEGLSVLSTRPAIRDVLCSDADFLKAFLALSPVPQPKGGSLPVTPRSSMGSLDEALAPVDAALCFGLATVLAHLVARKPVLSEHDQQMERLRRMAISGKTALEAEDEDPAERDDAVEKRVVALLKAQVIPALSGIVRAESPRVRDALARICLGLVEERAHRAPFIRDGGFKVLTIVLRDSTQGMAAPQALAKLVITTPPQLLFPPPHQTNALNALAPLYTLLVSQEASLLQQFEALMALTNLASVDGQFGARIVDAKVATPDDFKGRGRDDTKVIDKVEELMLDDNTLVRRAATELVCNLVNSEAGFAHFAGEADGKESNIKVENGGKAVRSTARLGVLLLLTDVDDLPTRLAASGALAILTESPNACSAVVAGGAISGSHRSVWDRLGDLFEPGGERPDVEDADGQVSAVQTISSAPPDVGLAHRGAVIVSNLLEYVRELPEPEEKAARKSIAESRLEDRLTGAARTLAQSRQDESMQVAMMLARTKKLFVG